One window of the Chitinophaga niabensis genome contains the following:
- a CDS encoding RagB/SusD family nutrient uptake outer membrane protein has protein sequence MKKLHALYILGLCSVLSVSCEKKFLDKAPGVDVTENTMFSSQTELEMYVASLYRHGIHHGLPTEDRSLTNAATYDISAGATDEAEYAVGWLTGQRWNSANITASDIVNLEDYRFFLRWTAIRMCNIIMERIDEVPNITPAYRDQVFGEAKFVRALNYLEMIKRYGGVPIVDKRFQLTDDLNLGRNTIEECINFIVNDATDAAAKLPPVYPSTMRGRATKGAALMLRSRALLYAASPLFNAAQPYLSLGGDKDKLICYGNFDKNRWKLAADAAKAVLDWAPTGGIHLITDKGVTANYKYQWSTNDNAEIILANKIYGPRNAWEIPWATMKPNTLSNSGWAGVMVTFNFIRKYEKTDGTPQTWPLAGGNNLFQKYDELDPRFKQTVAYHNSYWNREDPKFNCLNSQLGHWMHKLIPEALHNGAAQIPNWQIFRLAEAYLNYAEALNEFNDGPTADAYAAVNEIRRRSGMPDLPANLSQADFRQRVRNERDIELAFEDHRFWDIRRWMIAEDNGVMKGDFWGLKLAAITGSTEISFTPFIFEQRSFPRKMYLHPFILSEVNKGHIIQNPGW, from the coding sequence ATGAAAAAATTACATGCACTCTATATACTGGGCCTGTGCAGTGTACTGTCTGTCTCCTGTGAGAAGAAGTTCCTGGATAAAGCGCCCGGTGTGGACGTTACAGAAAACACCATGTTCTCTTCACAGACAGAACTGGAAATGTATGTGGCCAGTCTTTACCGGCACGGGATCCATCACGGCCTCCCTACAGAGGACAGAAGTCTTACCAATGCCGCTACCTACGATATTTCTGCCGGTGCAACGGATGAAGCGGAATACGCCGTAGGCTGGCTCACAGGCCAGCGCTGGAATTCCGCCAACATTACTGCCAGCGATATCGTAAACCTGGAGGATTATCGTTTCTTCCTCCGCTGGACTGCTATCCGTATGTGCAACATTATTATGGAAAGAATAGATGAAGTGCCCAACATCACTCCTGCTTACCGTGACCAGGTTTTCGGGGAAGCAAAATTTGTACGGGCGCTGAATTACCTTGAAATGATCAAACGTTATGGCGGCGTTCCCATCGTGGATAAAAGGTTTCAGCTCACAGATGATCTGAACCTGGGGAGGAATACCATTGAAGAATGTATCAATTTCATTGTGAATGATGCTACGGATGCCGCTGCAAAACTACCTCCTGTTTATCCCAGCACCATGCGCGGACGTGCGACAAAAGGCGCGGCACTGATGCTCAGATCAAGAGCATTGCTGTATGCTGCCAGTCCGCTGTTCAATGCAGCGCAACCTTATCTGAGCCTGGGTGGTGATAAAGATAAACTGATCTGTTACGGCAATTTCGACAAGAACCGTTGGAAGCTGGCCGCAGATGCAGCCAAAGCAGTACTGGACTGGGCACCCACCGGCGGCATTCACCTGATCACAGACAAAGGCGTAACGGCGAACTATAAATACCAATGGTCTACCAACGACAATGCAGAGATCATCCTTGCCAATAAGATCTATGGCCCGCGTAATGCATGGGAGATCCCCTGGGCAACCATGAAACCGAATACCCTTTCCAATTCAGGATGGGCAGGTGTAATGGTTACCTTCAACTTTATCAGGAAATATGAAAAGACGGATGGTACACCGCAAACCTGGCCACTCGCAGGCGGTAATAACCTCTTCCAGAAATATGATGAACTGGATCCTCGTTTCAAACAAACCGTTGCTTATCATAATTCTTACTGGAACAGGGAAGATCCCAAATTCAATTGTCTTAATAGCCAGCTGGGTCACTGGATGCATAAGCTGATCCCTGAAGCTTTGCATAACGGTGCCGCGCAGATCCCTAACTGGCAGATCTTCCGGCTGGCAGAAGCTTACCTTAATTATGCAGAAGCACTCAACGAGTTTAACGATGGGCCTACTGCAGATGCTTATGCAGCAGTGAATGAGATCCGCAGGCGCTCCGGCATGCCTGATCTTCCGGCCAATCTTTCGCAGGCAGACTTCAGGCAGCGCGTACGTAACGAACGGGATATTGAGCTGGCTTTTGAAGATCATCGCTTCTGGGATATACGGCGCTGGATGATAGCAGAAGACAATGGTGTGATGAAAGGAGATTTCTGGGGCCTGAAACTTGCCGCTATAACGGGAAGTACGGAGATCAGTTTTACGCCGTTCATTTTTGAGCAACGTTCTTTCCCAAGAAAGATGTACCTGCATCCCTTCATCCTTTCTGAAGTGAACAAAGGGCATATCATTCAAAACCCTGGTTGGTAA
- a CDS encoding SusC/RagA family TonB-linked outer membrane protein — protein MKSSIYHLFTRQRFVALAFACSAGWHASAQTVRPDSVEVPYGRQAAWMVTGAVSSVQGSELKKTFNTNLGNTLYGRLPGLTVQAGSSENGVNTPGMVIRGVGTFGAADTKILVLVDGFESTFAQLVPDEVESITILKDAAAVALYGSRGANGVMLVTTKKGVKGALRVGFGVQYGFNKPIALPENLRSYDYATLYNEALQNDGKTPMYTNSDLEAYRTGNDPYFHPDVNWYDQILRKAAPMSNYNLTFNGGNETVRYFVALNALTSQGLLIKAGDKEDESSNSKFQRYNFRTNVDINITQKLTAAIRLGGTVEDKANPAGNTTANLFGLAASIPANAFPVYLPNGSFGGNALYANPLGNVLQTGSYTSNGRTLQGSLRLTQQLDFITPGLSVSGALALNTYFNSYSNKSKQYERFSIFRNSNGDTVITRFGQKTSLAGDESRSEQWRNYALQGFLNYDRNFGIHNISAMLMYNQDSYSISGNNLPYKHINGGARITYAYDERYVAEVNMAYMGSENFPKGKRFGYFPAFSAGWIASNENFLKENKVISFLKLRASYGLTGNDLIGGPRFMFDQLFPFGASPYFGTGNNGTAGIYEGTPANPDVTWEKETKTNLGLEATLIERITFNLDVFSNKRRHILAQPFFTVPQYVGVDLPFLNVGKVDNKGLEAVIAYHNAADAKVQWFVAGNAAYAKNKIVYNAEAVQEDTYLYRAGHPAGQPFGLQAIGFFKDAADINASPRQTFTTVQPGDIKYKDQNGDNIIDQNDVNAIGNSYLPTLTYGLHAGVKFRGFDLDAFFQGVSGSTVTLGNQFYAFQNNRSAPEMAKDRWTPATAASATYPRLSSANNLNNYRFSSFWQRDGSYLKLRTLELGYSLPKQTLARIKLSSARIFLNGNNLFSVDDIAGDLDPETLNIGYPALRTFSAGFRIEL, from the coding sequence ATGAAATCAAGTATATATCATCTCTTTACCCGGCAGCGGTTTGTAGCACTGGCATTCGCCTGTTCTGCAGGCTGGCATGCTTCTGCCCAAACTGTACGGCCTGATTCTGTTGAGGTACCTTATGGCAGGCAGGCAGCCTGGATGGTAACCGGCGCTGTTTCTTCCGTACAGGGCAGTGAATTAAAGAAAACCTTTAACACCAACCTCGGCAATACATTGTACGGACGCCTGCCCGGGCTTACCGTACAGGCAGGCAGCAGTGAAAATGGCGTGAATACACCCGGTATGGTGATCAGGGGCGTTGGCACTTTTGGTGCCGCCGATACCAAAATACTCGTATTGGTAGATGGCTTTGAAAGCACCTTCGCACAATTGGTACCGGATGAAGTGGAATCTATCACTATCCTGAAAGATGCGGCGGCTGTTGCGTTGTACGGCAGCAGAGGTGCTAACGGCGTGATGCTGGTCACTACAAAAAAAGGCGTAAAGGGAGCATTGAGAGTAGGTTTTGGTGTACAATACGGCTTCAACAAACCCATTGCACTACCTGAAAACCTCCGCTCCTATGACTATGCCACCTTGTACAACGAAGCTTTGCAAAATGATGGTAAAACGCCCATGTATACGAACAGTGACCTGGAAGCGTACAGGACTGGCAACGATCCCTACTTTCATCCGGATGTGAACTGGTATGATCAGATACTGCGTAAAGCTGCGCCCATGAGTAATTACAATCTTACTTTCAATGGCGGTAATGAAACCGTGCGCTATTTCGTAGCACTGAATGCATTGACCAGCCAGGGCCTGCTGATCAAAGCGGGAGATAAAGAAGATGAAAGCAGTAATTCCAAATTCCAGCGTTACAACTTCCGCACGAATGTGGATATCAACATCACCCAAAAACTCACAGCTGCTATCAGATTAGGCGGTACGGTAGAAGACAAGGCAAACCCCGCAGGTAATACCACTGCTAACCTGTTCGGACTTGCCGCATCCATCCCTGCCAACGCCTTCCCGGTTTATTTGCCCAACGGCAGCTTTGGGGGCAATGCCCTGTATGCGAACCCGCTCGGCAATGTATTGCAGACTGGTTCCTATACCTCCAATGGCAGAACCCTGCAGGGATCGTTGCGGTTAACACAACAACTGGATTTCATCACACCAGGGCTGAGTGTTTCTGGTGCACTGGCATTGAATACTTACTTCAATAGTTATTCCAACAAAAGCAAACAATACGAACGTTTCTCCATTTTTCGCAACAGCAACGGCGATACCGTGATCACCCGCTTCGGGCAGAAAACATCACTGGCCGGGGATGAAAGCCGTTCAGAGCAATGGCGCAACTATGCTTTGCAGGGATTCCTGAACTACGACCGCAACTTTGGTATTCATAATATTTCCGCTATGCTGATGTATAACCAGGATAGTTATTCTATCAGCGGCAACAACCTGCCTTACAAACACATCAATGGCGGCGCACGCATTACTTATGCTTACGATGAACGGTATGTGGCGGAAGTGAATATGGCCTATATGGGTTCAGAGAATTTCCCCAAAGGCAAAAGGTTCGGTTACTTCCCTGCGTTCTCTGCCGGATGGATCGCTTCCAATGAGAACTTCCTGAAAGAGAATAAAGTGATCAGCTTCCTGAAACTGCGTGCTTCATATGGCCTTACAGGAAATGATCTTATAGGCGGCCCCCGCTTTATGTTCGATCAGTTATTCCCCTTCGGCGCATCACCTTACTTTGGAACAGGTAATAACGGTACTGCCGGTATCTATGAAGGCACTCCTGCCAACCCTGATGTAACCTGGGAGAAAGAAACAAAAACGAACCTTGGCCTGGAAGCAACATTGATAGAGCGCATTACTTTCAACCTGGATGTATTCAGTAATAAACGCCGGCACATTCTAGCACAACCCTTTTTCACCGTTCCGCAATATGTGGGTGTAGACCTGCCTTTCCTGAATGTGGGTAAAGTAGATAACAAGGGCCTGGAAGCGGTGATTGCTTATCACAATGCAGCCGATGCCAAAGTGCAGTGGTTTGTAGCAGGAAATGCCGCTTATGCGAAGAACAAGATCGTGTACAATGCTGAAGCTGTGCAGGAAGATACTTATCTGTACCGTGCAGGGCATCCGGCGGGCCAGCCTTTTGGCCTGCAGGCCATCGGTTTTTTCAAAGATGCAGCAGATATCAATGCCAGCCCAAGGCAGACCTTCACTACTGTGCAGCCCGGTGATATCAAATACAAAGACCAGAATGGTGATAATATCATAGACCAGAACGATGTAAATGCTATCGGCAATTCCTACCTCCCTACCCTTACTTATGGCCTGCATGCGGGTGTAAAGTTCAGAGGGTTTGACCTGGATGCTTTCTTCCAGGGTGTGAGCGGCAGTACCGTTACACTGGGTAACCAGTTCTATGCCTTCCAGAACAACAGGTCTGCACCGGAGATGGCAAAGGACCGGTGGACGCCTGCCACGGCAGCATCTGCCACTTACCCGCGTTTGTCTTCAGCGAACAACCTGAACAATTACCGTTTCTCTTCTTTCTGGCAACGTGATGGCAGTTATCTCAAACTACGCACGCTTGAGCTGGGTTATTCCCTGCCAAAACAAACGCTTGCCAGGATAAAGCTGAGCAGCGCCAGGATCTTCCTCAATGGCAATAACCTGTTCTCTGTGGATGATATAGCAGGCGACCTCGATCCGGAAACACTGAATATCGGTTATCCGGCCCTGCGCACATTCTCTGCCGGCTTTAGAATTGAACTTTAA